One Aureibacter tunicatorum DNA segment encodes these proteins:
- a CDS encoding MGH1-like glycoside hydrolase domain-containing protein, whose translation MRLFKTNTNFFSKALKGSAFLLAFAACKNLNSEKQNLHHPEGEAQISLYDFPNVLDVTGTPEDHKSWGVWSFSDMGSWHSFSLPEQGSDQVGGFVGPFLMTQNNGAWFSKQFAKLSIKIGDKKLDLNKAKDLKTSYYPGRLVQSFNINGLEIDMNLIFVSNRTTLISSEIKNSSGEAQEIQIGWEGDVFLPETNINALENGVDVTFEGNSKAVALRSSTVSKPSSDESSYSFNAGEAQSIKQNESIQNAITISVVFDDIEKKAEERISDISLKNAEVALNENEKRWNRYVETVVDQPTHWKENNDYRRIAVKSLNTLMNNWRSAAGELKHEGLFPSYGIRHFHGFWAWDSWKHSYALAAIEPELAKNQIRAMFDYQDDMGMIADCVFRDTLDEKHNWRNTKAPLATWAVKKVYDVSKDQSFLEEMYPKLVKYHNWWYIYRDHDKNGICEYGATDGTPTAAAWESGMDNAVRFDEAFAKKDLLKNNEHGWSLEQESVDLNSYLYDEKLDLAEISKILGKEEESKKFLADAEILKKKIQDLMFDEETGYFYDIDIHTKKTIKVQGPEGWIPLWANIATPEQAARVKDVMMDTAVFNTKMPLPTLAYNHPKFNPRKGYWRGPVWMDQANYGVEALMNYGFTQEANTLAKKMLDNAGGLKNSSDPIRENYHPITGEGLNANHFSWSAAHFLVLYGETNTIDKQPKTASMK comes from the coding sequence GAGTATGGAGTTTTTCTGACATGGGATCTTGGCATAGCTTTTCACTGCCAGAGCAAGGAAGCGATCAGGTAGGAGGATTTGTTGGTCCTTTTCTTATGACTCAAAACAATGGAGCATGGTTCTCCAAGCAATTTGCCAAGCTATCTATTAAAATCGGAGATAAAAAGCTCGACCTGAATAAGGCTAAAGACCTAAAGACATCTTACTACCCAGGCAGACTTGTTCAAAGTTTCAATATCAATGGTTTGGAAATTGATATGAATCTGATTTTTGTCAGCAATAGAACAACCTTAATCTCATCAGAAATTAAAAACTCGAGCGGCGAGGCTCAGGAAATTCAAATAGGATGGGAGGGAGACGTATTCTTGCCTGAAACTAACATAAACGCTTTGGAGAATGGAGTCGATGTTACATTTGAAGGCAATTCAAAAGCTGTCGCTTTAAGATCTTCAACTGTATCCAAGCCTTCAAGTGATGAATCATCCTATTCATTTAATGCTGGAGAAGCTCAAAGCATTAAACAGAATGAATCAATTCAAAATGCCATCACAATTTCGGTAGTATTTGACGATATTGAGAAAAAAGCAGAGGAAAGAATCTCTGACATTTCCTTGAAAAATGCGGAAGTAGCCCTCAATGAAAATGAAAAGAGATGGAACAGATATGTTGAGACAGTTGTGGACCAGCCTACCCACTGGAAAGAGAATAATGATTATAGAAGAATTGCTGTAAAATCACTTAATACTCTGATGAATAACTGGAGATCCGCTGCCGGTGAGCTGAAACATGAAGGGTTATTCCCATCTTATGGAATTCGCCATTTTCATGGTTTTTGGGCATGGGACTCTTGGAAACACTCTTACGCATTGGCGGCAATTGAGCCTGAACTTGCCAAAAATCAGATCAGAGCGATGTTCGACTACCAAGATGATATGGGTATGATCGCTGACTGTGTATTCAGAGATACATTGGATGAAAAGCATAATTGGAGAAACACAAAAGCACCATTGGCTACTTGGGCGGTCAAGAAAGTTTATGACGTAAGCAAGGACCAATCATTTTTGGAAGAAATGTACCCTAAACTAGTTAAATATCATAACTGGTGGTATATCTATCGCGATCACGACAAAAATGGCATTTGCGAATATGGAGCAACTGATGGAACTCCAACCGCCGCTGCTTGGGAAAGCGGAATGGATAATGCCGTTAGATTTGATGAAGCATTTGCAAAGAAAGACCTGTTGAAAAACAACGAGCATGGATGGTCTTTAGAGCAAGAGTCTGTGGATTTGAACTCATATTTATATGACGAAAAACTAGATTTAGCCGAGATTTCAAAAATTCTAGGCAAAGAAGAAGAAAGCAAAAAATTCTTAGCTGATGCGGAAATATTGAAAAAGAAAATTCAAGACCTAATGTTCGATGAGGAAACAGGGTATTTCTATGATATTGATATTCACACTAAAAAAACGATCAAGGTTCAAGGACCGGAAGGTTGGATACCATTATGGGCGAATATCGCAACACCAGAGCAGGCGGCAAGAGTTAAAGATGTAATGATGGACACGGCTGTGTTTAACACTAAAATGCCTTTGCCAACACTAGCATACAATCATCCGAAATTCAATCCTAGAAAAGGATATTGGAGAGGGCCTGTGTGGATGGATCAAGCTAACTATGGAGTGGAAGCTCTTATGAATTATGGTTTCACACAAGAAGCTAATACCCTAGCCAAGAAAATGCTTGACAATGCCGGTGGATTGAAAAACTCCAGCGATCCAATCAGGGAAAATTATCACCCAATAACAGGAGAAGGATTAAATGCAAACCATTTCAGCTGGTCAGCTGCTCACTTCTTGGTATTATACGGTGAAACAAATACGATAGACAAGCAACCCAAAACAGCCTCTATGAAATAG
- the pepT gene encoding peptidase T encodes MMDVLERFLRYVSYHTTSEFGVKQIPSTERQWVLARDLEKELREIGMHDVSIDDHGYVMGTLPSNVDHEVPTIGFVAHYDTSPDFSGENVKPQIWENYDGKEIILNAAENIVLSPDEFPDLLFYKGQTLITTDGTTLLGADDKAGVTEIVSAMEYLIAHPEIKHGTIKVGFTPDEEVGRGADLFDVKKFGAEWAYTMDGSKVGELEYESFNAAYAKLTFHGKMVHPGYAKGKMKNTMTIAGKFTTALPENEVPEKTSGRDGFYHLTSMEGEVEKTVLQYIIRDFDKGIFENRKEHFKAVVDQFNETYGAGTVELEMFDQYYNMGDVVKDVFHTIDIAKEAMEELNIEPIIKGIRGGTDGARLSFMGLPCPNIFAGGHNFHGRYEFVAKEAIEKATMVICKVAELTAEKYKK; translated from the coding sequence ATAATGGACGTTTTAGAGAGATTTTTAAGATATGTAAGCTATCATACTACTTCAGAATTTGGTGTAAAGCAAATACCAAGCACAGAGCGTCAATGGGTTTTGGCTAGAGACTTGGAGAAGGAATTGAGAGAAATAGGCATGCATGATGTTTCAATTGACGATCATGGTTATGTAATGGGAACTTTGCCTTCGAATGTTGACCATGAAGTGCCTACTATTGGTTTTGTCGCTCATTATGACACTTCGCCGGATTTTTCAGGAGAGAATGTAAAACCTCAGATTTGGGAGAATTACGATGGCAAGGAAATCATACTAAACGCTGCTGAGAATATTGTTTTGTCACCGGATGAATTTCCTGACTTATTATTCTACAAAGGTCAAACGTTGATTACAACAGATGGAACAACTTTGCTTGGAGCGGATGATAAAGCTGGTGTGACTGAAATTGTGTCCGCTATGGAATATTTGATCGCTCATCCTGAAATCAAGCATGGAACGATCAAAGTCGGCTTTACACCTGATGAGGAAGTTGGTAGAGGAGCGGATCTGTTTGACGTGAAGAAATTTGGAGCAGAATGGGCCTATACAATGGATGGCAGCAAAGTTGGAGAGTTGGAGTATGAGTCTTTTAATGCGGCGTATGCTAAATTGACTTTCCATGGCAAGATGGTTCACCCTGGATATGCCAAAGGTAAAATGAAGAATACGATGACTATTGCTGGTAAATTCACTACAGCTTTGCCTGAGAATGAAGTGCCTGAGAAAACTAGCGGTAGAGATGGTTTTTATCATTTGACAAGCATGGAAGGCGAAGTGGAAAAAACAGTTCTTCAATATATCATTCGCGACTTTGATAAAGGCATTTTCGAGAATAGAAAAGAGCATTTCAAAGCTGTGGTTGATCAGTTCAATGAGACTTATGGTGCGGGAACTGTTGAGTTGGAAATGTTCGATCAATACTATAACATGGGCGATGTTGTAAAAGATGTGTTCCATACAATAGATATTGCTAAAGAAGCGATGGAAGAATTGAATATTGAGCCGATAATAAAAGGTATTAGAGGAGGTACAGACGGAGCAAGACTTTCATTCATGGGACTTCCTTGTCCTAATATCTTTGCAGGTGGCCACAATTTTCATGGCAGGTATGAATTTGTAGCCAAAGAAGCGATAGAAAAAGCGACAATGGTTATTTGCAAAGTAGCAGAACTAACAGCTGAAAAGTATAAAAAGTAA
- a CDS encoding thiamine phosphate synthase — MEIILFTRPDFFDEELDLIVKLFERDLGILHLRKPQATIEQYREWLNKLPEEFHPRIRLHHYHELANEYNLGGIHFTEYARKLAPNPYKGKHKASTGFHTLEEYKSDKGKYEYVFLSPVFNSISKRGYSSKFIDNELIESLENTPKKTIALGGISKMNIHKCLSMGFDGVALLGAIWNSQDPLIAWKDIVKWEEKFN, encoded by the coding sequence ATGGAAATAATTCTGTTTACAAGACCAGATTTTTTTGATGAAGAGTTAGATTTGATCGTCAAACTCTTTGAAAGAGACTTGGGTATCTTGCATCTGAGAAAACCACAAGCGACTATTGAGCAATATCGGGAATGGCTCAACAAATTACCCGAAGAATTTCATCCAAGAATTCGACTTCACCACTATCATGAGCTAGCCAACGAGTATAACTTGGGAGGCATACACTTTACAGAGTATGCGAGAAAGCTAGCCCCAAACCCTTATAAAGGAAAGCATAAAGCATCTACGGGCTTTCATACCTTGGAGGAGTATAAATCCGATAAAGGAAAATACGAGTATGTTTTCCTTAGTCCAGTATTCAACTCTATTTCCAAACGAGGATATTCCAGCAAATTTATTGACAATGAACTGATAGAATCTCTTGAGAATACACCTAAAAAAACTATTGCTCTGGGGGGAATAAGCAAAATGAATATCCATAAATGCCTTTCCATGGGGTTTGATGGCGTCGCCTTGCTAGGCGCTATCTGGAATAGCCAAGATCCTCTTATTGCATGGAAAGACATCGTAAAATGGGAAGAAAAGTTCAATTAA
- a CDS encoding class I SAM-dependent methyltransferase — MKEYIGSNSKYKFDRYPKSNNRSLQPWNAGNELVLEYLEENNFDEVSPLIYNDRFGFFLVNLNGQEPLMVYNYRSQLKSWTNNLKLNQLENLYFDTMSPLDVELGLNADLAIIDIPKSLELFELYLIHASSHLSNDCTVICSFMTKHFSPKMLKVAEKYFENITQSRAKKKSRLLILKSKKELSSNISDCVNEIKLKEGNSLHQYYGVFSSGGVDIATQFFIDEMLLNEEQKVLDLASGNGVIGYEISKKLPNAEFHFLDDSLLAIASSKINLKDKNARFYFEDTLDKLDDNNYDLVVSNPPFHFEHENNIEVAISLFEETKRVLKNGGSFQLVANTHLNYKTHLTKIFDEVNILADNERFVVYKCIKS; from the coding sequence ATGAAAGAGTATATAGGAAGCAATTCAAAATATAAGTTTGATAGATATCCCAAATCAAATAATAGATCCCTGCAACCATGGAATGCCGGAAATGAGCTTGTACTAGAATATTTGGAGGAAAACAATTTCGATGAGGTTTCTCCTTTGATTTACAATGACAGGTTTGGGTTCTTTCTTGTCAACTTGAATGGGCAGGAACCTTTGATGGTTTATAATTATCGTTCTCAATTGAAATCATGGACAAATAATCTAAAACTTAATCAGCTTGAGAATTTATATTTTGACACTATGAGTCCTTTGGACGTTGAGCTTGGGTTGAATGCTGATTTGGCCATAATTGACATACCAAAATCATTGGAACTTTTTGAATTGTATTTGATTCATGCTTCTTCTCATTTAAGCAATGATTGCACAGTAATTTGCTCATTTATGACCAAGCATTTTTCACCTAAAATGCTTAAAGTTGCCGAGAAATATTTTGAGAATATTACTCAAAGCAGAGCAAAAAAGAAATCCAGACTTTTAATTTTGAAAAGCAAAAAAGAGCTTAGCTCAAATATTTCGGACTGTGTAAATGAAATAAAGCTAAAAGAGGGTAATAGTTTGCATCAATACTATGGAGTATTCTCTTCAGGTGGCGTTGATATAGCAACGCAGTTTTTTATCGATGAAATGTTGTTGAATGAAGAGCAAAAAGTGCTGGATTTAGCATCTGGAAATGGAGTGATTGGGTATGAAATAAGCAAGAAACTTCCAAATGCTGAATTTCATTTTTTGGATGACTCATTATTAGCGATAGCTTCTTCCAAAATCAATTTGAAAGATAAAAACGCTCGTTTTTATTTTGAAGATACTTTGGATAAACTCGATGACAATAATTATGATTTGGTGGTTTCAAACCCTCCTTTTCACTTTGAGCATGAGAATAATATCGAGGTTGCGATAAGCTTGTTTGAAGAAACAAAAAGAGTTCTTAAGAATGGAGGCAGTTTTCAATTGGTCGCCAATACGCATTTGAACTACAAAACGCATTTGACTAAAATTTTTGATGAAGTGAATATTTTAGCTGATAATGAGAGGTTTGTTGTTTACAAATGCATTAAAAGTTAA